A stretch of Chitinophaga caeni DNA encodes these proteins:
- a CDS encoding LuxR C-terminal-related transcriptional regulator: protein MRIKVAIFSEQWIVIHGLSRMLSFDPSFELVASGLDGQALLRDRQILEQVDVFIWDGEAAVSALVGWENPVKHIKIVLLSRNYNKGLQHHYGNVKVDGFIHRNCDDTTLHRTIREVHRGEFPDNVEAAENLPAENKRKPSPVNAVSLTKRERQVLKLITEEFTNQEIADQLCISLRTVETHRLNMTQKLAVKNTAGLVKEAIRMGLSVY, encoded by the coding sequence ATGAGAATTAAAGTAGCCATTTTTAGCGAGCAGTGGATTGTCATTCATGGGCTTTCCAGGATGCTTTCTTTTGACCCTTCTTTTGAATTAGTGGCTTCCGGCCTTGATGGGCAAGCGCTTTTAAGGGATCGTCAAATTTTGGAGCAGGTAGATGTTTTTATCTGGGATGGCGAAGCCGCTGTGAGTGCACTTGTAGGCTGGGAAAACCCGGTTAAGCATATTAAGATAGTATTGCTCTCAAGAAATTACAATAAGGGCCTACAGCATCATTACGGCAATGTAAAGGTAGATGGATTTATTCATAGAAATTGTGATGACACAACCTTGCACCGTACCATCCGGGAAGTACATAGGGGAGAATTCCCCGATAATGTAGAAGCGGCCGAAAATTTACCGGCTGAAAATAAGCGTAAACCTTCTCCAGTCAATGCGGTATCCCTTACCAAGCGGGAGCGGCAAGTATTAAAGTTGATAACAGAAGAATTTACCAACCAGGAAATTGCGGATCAATTATGTATTAGCTTAAGAACCGTAGAAACACACCGGCTCAATATGACTCAAAAATTGGCCGTAAAAAACACGGCAGGTTTAGTAAAGGAGGCAATCCGGATGGGACTGTCGGTTTATTAA
- a CDS encoding alkaline phosphatase family protein, giving the protein MMKKTTVIDVVGLSSSLIGEHTPFLKQYVAQHGLSTIKPMFPAVTTSVQSTYLTGKLPNEHGIVGNGWYDRTDCEVKFWKQSNRLVESEKLYEKAKQADPLFTCAKMFWWYNMYADVDFSVTPRPNYLSDGRKLPDCYSHPASLRDSLQKELGQFPLFNFWGPNANIKSSKWIADASIMVDRWHHPTLQLIYLPHLDYCLQKFGQDLSKISKELNEIDSLVEELVRYFESEGSRVIILSEYGITNVSKPIHLNRIFRQQGWIAIREERGLELLDAGASKVFAVADHQVAHVYVNDASIINQAREVLESVPGLELILNREGKRDYFMQHERSGDFVLMADKDSWFTYYYWMDDAKAPDFARIVDIHRKPGYDPVEMFTDPEDKLVMLKVAWKLLKKKLGFRYLMDVIPLDATLVKGSHGRVTTDKDYHPVFISNFEAANKELEAVDIYSLIWNHLNS; this is encoded by the coding sequence ATGATGAAAAAGACAACAGTAATCGATGTCGTAGGCTTATCTTCTTCACTAATCGGTGAACATACGCCCTTCTTGAAACAATATGTAGCCCAACATGGCCTGTCTACCATCAAACCTATGTTTCCCGCTGTTACCACCAGCGTACAAAGTACTTACCTAACCGGCAAATTGCCGAATGAACATGGCATCGTGGGAAATGGCTGGTATGACCGAACCGATTGCGAGGTGAAATTCTGGAAACAGTCTAACCGCCTCGTGGAAAGTGAAAAATTATATGAAAAAGCCAAGCAGGCAGATCCGCTATTTACATGTGCGAAGATGTTTTGGTGGTATAATATGTATGCCGATGTTGATTTCAGTGTAACGCCACGACCTAATTACTTGTCGGACGGGCGAAAACTACCGGATTGTTATTCCCATCCCGCGAGTTTGAGAGATTCATTGCAAAAAGAATTAGGGCAGTTCCCGCTATTCAATTTTTGGGGACCCAATGCCAATATAAAATCAAGTAAATGGATTGCCGATGCTTCTATAATGGTAGATCGTTGGCATCACCCTACCTTGCAATTAATATACCTGCCGCACCTGGATTACTGCCTGCAAAAGTTCGGGCAGGACTTGTCCAAAATTTCGAAGGAATTGAATGAGATCGATTCACTGGTGGAAGAGCTGGTGCGTTATTTCGAATCCGAAGGCAGCCGTGTTATTATCTTGAGCGAGTACGGTATTACGAATGTCTCCAAACCCATCCACCTGAACCGAATTTTCAGGCAACAAGGTTGGATCGCGATCCGTGAAGAGCGTGGTTTGGAACTATTAGATGCAGGTGCTTCTAAAGTTTTCGCCGTGGCAGATCACCAGGTGGCACATGTATACGTCAACGATGCGTCGATCATCAACCAAGCCAGGGAAGTATTAGAGTCGGTACCCGGCTTAGAATTGATACTTAACCGCGAGGGTAAAAGGGATTATTTCATGCAACATGAAAGGAGCGGCGATTTTGTATTGATGGCAGATAAAGATAGTTGGTTTACTTACTATTACTGGATGGATGATGCGAAGGCGCCCGATTTTGCCAGGATTGTAGATATCCACCGCAAGCCGGGCTATGATCCGGTTGAAATGTTTACCGACCCCGAGGATAAGCTCGTCATGCTGAAAGTTGCCTGGAAATTATTGAAGAAAAAATTAGGATTCCGTTACCTGATGGATGTAATTCCCCTGGATGCTACACTAGTAAAAGGGTCACACGGGAGAGTTACAACGGATAAGGACTATCACCCGGTTTTTATTAGTAATTTTGAAGCGGCCAACAAGGAGTTGGAAGCAGTGGATATTTATTCACTCATCTGGAACCATTTGAATTCCTAA
- a CDS encoding class I SAM-dependent methyltransferase, which produces MENKTHWEQIYQSKSDEEVSWTQASPVTSIRLIQELNLSPLDPVIDIGAGNSRLAEQLLQLGYKDITVLDISGAAIEKSKARLGEAAGKINWIVTDILNFQPKRRYALWHDRATFHFLTEPSLQEKYIQIANSCVDKAAVIATFSKNGPAKCSGLKVQQYDAASLSQAWQAYFPKASCFTEEHITPFNTRQEFLFCKFERI; this is translated from the coding sequence ATGGAAAACAAAACACATTGGGAACAAATATACCAATCCAAATCAGACGAGGAAGTAAGTTGGACGCAAGCCTCACCGGTAACTTCCATAAGGTTGATTCAAGAATTGAATTTATCACCCCTAGACCCGGTCATTGATATCGGCGCGGGTAATTCAAGATTAGCGGAGCAATTATTACAGCTAGGTTATAAAGATATTACGGTCCTGGATATTTCAGGTGCTGCTATAGAAAAATCAAAAGCAAGGCTCGGTGAAGCCGCCGGTAAAATAAACTGGATCGTTACGGATATCTTGAATTTTCAACCCAAACGGAGGTACGCTTTATGGCATGACAGGGCCACCTTTCATTTCTTGACCGAACCTTCGCTGCAAGAAAAATATATCCAAATTGCCAATTCATGCGTAGACAAAGCCGCCGTCATTGCCACCTTCTCAAAAAATGGTCCCGCTAAGTGTAGCGGCCTAAAGGTACAACAGTATGATGCAGCGAGCTTAAGCCAGGCATGGCAGGCTTATTTTCCCAAAGCAAGCTGTTTTACCGAAGAGCATATCACCCCGTTCAATACACGCCAGGAATTTTTATTCTGTAAATTTGAAAGGATATAA
- a CDS encoding Gfo/Idh/MocA family protein, producing MQRRDFIKNSAIAGAGAAGMTILNFPVFGKNAPSNKIVLGVMGVNSRGNWLAQVASKLPGAEIGYICDVEDGAIKKGLDAVAKSQSKKPTVIKDIRKLVTVKDVDAIMIASPDHWHAPAAIMACAAGKHVYVEKPCSHNAAEGEMLVAAAKKYNRFVQMGNQRRSWVNINQAVKEVRDQNILGKVYYARGWYANNRGPIGVGKKVAVPTTLDWNLWQGPAPRKDFLDNIVHYNWHWRWHWGTSETCNNATHELDCMRWFLDVQFPTKVTSAGGRYAYSGDDWETPDTQTLNFEFDGGKSISWEGRSCNAFKLEGSGRGFALFGENGSLYNNGGDGIKIYDAKGKLVREIKQAGASENQNVVNTVSPAGEQSDAIHIQNFLETIRGKASLNSPVTEGHKSTMLCHLGNIAQRSGSILECDPSNGHILNNDEAAKLYWGREYENGWAPKV from the coding sequence ATGCAACGAAGAGACTTCATAAAAAACAGTGCAATCGCCGGGGCTGGTGCTGCCGGGATGACGATCCTGAACTTCCCAGTTTTCGGCAAGAACGCACCCAGCAATAAAATCGTACTTGGCGTAATGGGTGTAAACTCCCGCGGAAACTGGCTGGCACAGGTAGCCAGCAAGCTACCGGGCGCTGAGATAGGCTATATCTGCGATGTGGAAGATGGTGCCATCAAGAAAGGACTTGATGCCGTAGCTAAATCGCAATCGAAAAAGCCTACCGTAATAAAAGATATCCGGAAGTTGGTAACGGTAAAAGATGTAGACGCCATCATGATCGCATCTCCGGATCATTGGCATGCACCGGCAGCCATCATGGCTTGCGCCGCGGGAAAACACGTTTACGTGGAAAAGCCATGCAGCCATAATGCCGCTGAAGGCGAAATGCTCGTTGCAGCTGCAAAGAAATATAACCGTTTCGTACAAATGGGCAACCAAAGGCGCTCCTGGGTAAACATTAACCAGGCCGTAAAGGAAGTTCGCGATCAAAATATACTTGGTAAAGTTTACTACGCCCGCGGATGGTACGCTAATAACCGCGGACCTATCGGGGTTGGTAAGAAAGTTGCAGTTCCAACTACCTTGGATTGGAACCTTTGGCAAGGTCCTGCACCGAGAAAGGATTTCCTGGATAACATCGTTCATTATAATTGGCATTGGAGATGGCATTGGGGCACCTCAGAAACCTGCAATAATGCCACGCATGAATTAGATTGCATGCGGTGGTTCCTCGATGTGCAATTCCCCACCAAGGTCACTTCCGCAGGTGGTCGTTATGCATATAGCGGTGATGATTGGGAAACCCCGGATACCCAAACGCTGAACTTCGAATTTGACGGCGGGAAATCTATTTCCTGGGAAGGACGAAGCTGCAATGCTTTCAAATTAGAAGGCAGTGGCCGTGGCTTCGCATTATTCGGTGAAAATGGTAGCCTTTATAATAACGGTGGCGACGGCATTAAAATTTACGATGCTAAGGGTAAATTAGTTCGTGAAATCAAGCAAGCCGGCGCTAGTGAAAATCAAAACGTGGTTAATACCGTGAGTCCTGCCGGTGAGCAAAGCGATGCCATCCATATCCAGAATTTCTTGGAAACTATCCGTGGTAAAGCGAGCTTAAATTCACCTGTTACCGAGGGACATAAAAGCACCATGCTTTGTCACCTAGGTAATATTGCCCAAAGAAGCGGTAGCATTTTAGAATGCGATCCCAGTAACGGGCACATCCTAAATAACGATGAAGCTGCCAAGTTATACTGGGGAAGGGAATACGAGAACGGATGGGCGCCTAAAGTATAA
- a CDS encoding 3-dehydroquinate synthase: MEQIEQSFSVAFRYPVFFTENLFGIDNASFSDFLASQAHPNVRKKLIFVMDEGVKNTHIELDKEIAAYCEQIQGFELVEEILIVPGGEPAKNDLQLFYWLLNAIDTFKIDRHSIIVAIGGGAVLDLVGFVAAVAHRGVKHIRIPTTVLSQNDSGVGVKNGINYHGKKNFIGAFAPPIAVFNDYKFIGTLDERDWRGGMAEAIKVALIRDGEFFQWLETNAGGLSKAEPGAMQYMIYRCAALHMAHIGKAGDPFESGSNRPLDFGHWSAHKLEQLTDFEIRHGEAVAIGIALDSVYSYLLGWLDKSSMVRIIDLLRVLRLPLYHPLLETTGDEDESSADMNIIAGLEEFREHLGGELTITLLQGIGKGVEIHEIDAKLLQEAVNILRDQF; this comes from the coding sequence ATGGAGCAAATAGAACAATCATTTAGTGTTGCATTCAGATACCCGGTATTTTTTACAGAGAACCTTTTCGGGATCGATAATGCAAGTTTTTCAGACTTCCTAGCTTCACAAGCCCATCCAAACGTCCGCAAGAAACTAATTTTCGTGATGGACGAGGGCGTGAAAAACACCCATATTGAATTGGATAAGGAGATCGCGGCTTATTGTGAGCAGATCCAAGGCTTTGAATTGGTCGAAGAAATACTGATCGTACCGGGTGGGGAGCCGGCCAAGAACGACCTGCAATTATTTTATTGGTTGCTCAACGCTATCGATACTTTTAAAATCGACCGGCATTCTATCATCGTTGCGATCGGTGGTGGAGCGGTCCTGGACCTGGTAGGATTTGTTGCAGCTGTTGCGCACCGGGGAGTAAAGCATATCCGTATTCCAACGACGGTTTTATCGCAAAATGATTCTGGCGTCGGGGTAAAAAACGGGATCAATTACCATGGTAAAAAGAACTTTATAGGAGCTTTTGCACCGCCAATTGCAGTTTTTAACGATTATAAGTTCATCGGGACTCTAGACGAAAGGGACTGGCGTGGCGGGATGGCAGAAGCCATTAAAGTAGCCTTAATCCGTGATGGAGAATTTTTTCAATGGCTGGAAACTAATGCCGGCGGATTATCGAAAGCGGAACCAGGCGCGATGCAATACATGATTTACCGATGTGCAGCCCTGCATATGGCCCATATTGGTAAAGCGGGAGATCCCTTCGAAAGTGGATCCAATAGGCCGTTGGATTTTGGTCATTGGAGCGCACACAAACTAGAGCAGCTTACCGATTTCGAAATCAGGCATGGTGAAGCGGTAGCGATCGGCATCGCGTTGGACAGCGTGTATTCTTATTTATTAGGCTGGTTAGATAAATCTTCGATGGTGCGGATCATCGACTTATTAAGGGTATTACGTTTGCCGCTGTATCATCCATTGCTGGAAACTACCGGCGATGAAGATGAAAGCAGTGCCGATATGAATATCATAGCGGGTTTGGAGGAATTCCGGGAGCACTTGGGAGGAGAATTAACCATAACCTTATTGCAGGGAATCGGTAAAGGAGTAGAGATTCACGAAATCGATGCAAAATTACTCCAGGAAGCAGTAAATATATTAAGAGATCAATTTTAA
- a CDS encoding DUF885 domain-containing protein produces the protein MYLKLRYPVLLLGLVFQACQPKSTPAESTGASAELQKLLDQYYEEKVKLFPVDATFNSDDRYNDQLTLDISAGFREKLDSIYAVYQQKLETIDTTGCTDNDKLSYEVLQRELSTGREGLTFHDNLMPVQQFTGLILSFPQLGSGSSAQPFKTVQDYDNFISRMRLFQVWVDTAIANMQTGMKTGYVQPRALVVKTIPQLKSLATKDSASNIFYAPLASLPSKLDDDEKMALAKRYKEAIETYVVPAYGKLADFLQHDYLPAARKSSGIEDVPGGKAYYKFLIKYWTTTDQSPDEIFATGQQEVARIRSEMEKVKNQVGYRDDLSSFFQFIKTDPQFKIFETPGAIIDSFKSIEHKIMPKVKEMYGRIPKTPFEVRQTEAFRAASASAEYIQGSADGSRPGIFYVPILNAKEFSYTGMECLFLHEAIPGHHFQISLQQENTNLPKIRRFSWIGAYGEGYALYCEGLGKDLGLYTNPYMYFGRLTDEMHRAIRLVVDVGMHHKGWTREQAIFYMMQNEPISEQEATAEIERYMAIPAQALSYKIGELKILELKHKYQQMLGDKFSIAAFHDALLLDGCLPLSVLERKMDKWADGQNR, from the coding sequence ATGTATTTGAAACTACGCTATCCTGTGCTACTCTTAGGTCTTGTATTTCAAGCCTGTCAACCCAAGTCTACCCCGGCGGAATCGACCGGCGCTTCTGCCGAGCTGCAAAAATTACTCGATCAGTATTACGAGGAAAAGGTTAAGCTATTTCCTGTCGATGCTACTTTCAACAGCGATGACCGTTATAATGATCAACTTACACTTGATATCAGCGCGGGCTTCCGTGAAAAATTAGATTCTATTTACGCGGTTTACCAGCAGAAACTTGAAACTATCGACACAACCGGTTGTACTGATAATGATAAGCTCAGCTACGAAGTATTACAGCGCGAATTATCTACCGGGCGAGAAGGTCTTACATTTCATGACAACCTGATGCCCGTGCAACAATTTACAGGGCTGATCTTAAGTTTTCCGCAACTCGGTTCCGGCTCCAGTGCACAGCCGTTTAAAACGGTGCAGGACTATGATAATTTTATCTCCAGGATGCGGCTGTTCCAAGTATGGGTAGATACGGCGATTGCCAATATGCAAACCGGTATGAAAACGGGGTATGTTCAACCTAGGGCATTGGTCGTAAAAACGATCCCGCAGCTAAAAAGCTTGGCCACAAAAGATTCGGCTAGTAATATTTTTTATGCACCCTTGGCTAGTTTGCCTTCCAAGCTAGATGATGATGAAAAAATGGCCTTGGCTAAACGTTACAAGGAGGCGATCGAAACTTATGTTGTCCCGGCATATGGAAAGCTCGCGGATTTCTTACAACATGATTATTTACCGGCGGCGAGGAAATCTTCCGGTATTGAGGATGTACCCGGTGGCAAGGCTTATTATAAATTCTTGATAAAATACTGGACTACGACCGATCAAAGCCCCGATGAAATTTTTGCTACGGGACAGCAAGAGGTTGCCAGGATCCGCTCGGAGATGGAGAAGGTCAAGAATCAAGTAGGGTACCGCGATGATTTATCGTCTTTCTTCCAGTTCATAAAAACGGACCCGCAGTTTAAAATATTTGAAACACCGGGTGCTATTATCGATTCTTTTAAGTCGATAGAACATAAGATTATGCCCAAGGTGAAAGAAATGTACGGCAGGATTCCCAAAACACCTTTCGAGGTGAGGCAAACCGAAGCCTTCCGCGCGGCTTCTGCAAGCGCAGAGTATATCCAGGGGAGCGCTGACGGTTCCCGCCCCGGCATATTTTATGTGCCGATTTTAAACGCCAAGGAATTTAGTTATACCGGGATGGAATGCCTCTTTTTACATGAAGCAATACCGGGGCATCATTTCCAGATTTCTTTACAACAAGAGAATACGAACCTTCCAAAGATTCGCAGGTTTAGCTGGATAGGCGCCTACGGTGAAGGGTATGCTTTGTATTGTGAAGGACTAGGTAAAGACCTGGGCTTATATACGAATCCTTACATGTATTTCGGCCGCCTTACGGATGAAATGCACAGGGCCATACGCTTAGTTGTTGATGTTGGAATGCATCATAAAGGTTGGACTAGGGAACAAGCCATTTTTTACATGATGCAAAATGAGCCAATCTCCGAACAGGAAGCCACTGCCGAAATTGAACGTTACATGGCTATCCCTGCGCAAGCATTATCTTATAAAATCGGTGAATTGAAGATACTGGAGCTAAAGCACAAGTACCAGCAAATGCTCGGTGACAAATTTTCTATTGCTGCTTTCCACGATGCCCTATTACTGGATGGTTGCCTACCGCTGTCGGTCTTGGAAAGGAAGATGGATAAATGGGCTGATGGTCAAAACAGATAA
- a CDS encoding porin family protein — MRIFYSLLALTCLLLFITPVSFGQRFERGTIIQLNGDSLHGWINRKSGAVTAKYILYKKARKDRSERFNPDQIAGFRYEKDQKLYLSKKLTLDITDRNISYATGARKTSRDIETEHVFIELVYNHKLKLYRYSLDGPYSYYILEDDGGAFVPLTNYSVYDDITKTVVDHPEYKNELVKSIGSCPEVNIGGLTYTFESLTNAIDIYVKCKYGDAAGKPVAVLGNDDEYHIRWGIVVAPTFANYYNARKLIGSGEFSKFLVEPGIFLQLPLTRYRNNFSVIGELLYRSFDIHKEESKEVNAAVTETRKFHVALSYLGLNVLLRYQFTSKKVQPFVNLGIANNFKISESNNEFSVEKEDFPGNGKEIDEIYGVEQALLFGGGIHINKFEVEARYNFSNGIGWTSGDKTRFHSTQVLLKYSFR; from the coding sequence ATGCGTATCTTTTATTCATTATTAGCATTAACCTGCTTACTTCTTTTTATTACCCCGGTTTCCTTCGGTCAGAGATTTGAAAGGGGTACAATCATTCAACTAAACGGCGATAGTTTGCATGGATGGATCAATCGAAAGTCTGGCGCCGTAACCGCCAAGTATATCCTGTACAAAAAAGCTAGAAAGGATCGTTCGGAAAGGTTTAACCCTGATCAAATTGCCGGTTTTAGATATGAAAAAGATCAGAAGCTTTACCTTTCAAAGAAACTTACCCTGGATATCACGGATCGAAATATCTCCTATGCAACGGGCGCCAGGAAGACATCGAGAGATATCGAGACCGAACATGTATTTATAGAACTGGTTTATAACCATAAACTAAAACTTTACAGGTATTCGTTGGATGGACCTTATTCTTATTATATCCTGGAGGATGATGGTGGCGCATTCGTCCCGTTAACGAATTACAGTGTTTATGATGATATTACTAAAACCGTCGTCGATCATCCCGAATATAAGAATGAATTGGTAAAGTCAATAGGAAGTTGTCCTGAAGTGAATATCGGGGGGCTTACTTATACTTTTGAGAGCCTTACTAATGCTATTGATATTTATGTTAAATGTAAATACGGGGATGCTGCCGGTAAACCGGTGGCTGTACTAGGTAATGATGATGAATACCACATTCGCTGGGGGATCGTTGTAGCGCCAACTTTTGCAAATTACTATAATGCAAGAAAATTAATCGGTTCCGGTGAGTTCTCGAAATTCCTGGTCGAACCGGGGATATTTCTACAGTTGCCACTTACCCGTTACCGGAATAATTTCAGTGTGATTGGAGAGCTTCTATACCGTAGTTTCGACATTCATAAAGAAGAGAGCAAGGAAGTGAATGCCGCTGTTACGGAAACACGGAAGTTTCATGTGGCATTGTCATACCTGGGTTTAAATGTTTTATTACGTTATCAATTCACAAGTAAGAAGGTGCAGCCATTTGTAAATTTGGGTATAGCGAACAATTTTAAAATAAGTGAATCCAACAATGAGTTCAGTGTTGAGAAAGAAGATTTTCCGGGTAACGGGAAGGAAATCGACGAAATATATGGTGTGGAGCAAGCTTTGTTATTCGGGGGAGGGATTCATATTAATAAGTTTGAAGTAGAAGCGAGATATAACTTTAGTAATGGCATCGGTTGGACTAGCGGTGATAAAACGCGTTTTCATAGTACGCAAGTTTTGTTAAAATATAGTTTCAGGTAA
- the eboE gene encoding metabolite traffic protein EboE — protein sequence MQTSYGHLTYCTNIHAGENWQDHFSQLKEHIPKVKRNLKQEGPFGIGLRLSNLASLELSKEKNLQVFQDWLNAENAYVFTMNGFPYGGFHDTVVKDKVHEPDWSTSERVAYTIRLFRILAALLPAGMEGGISTSPLSYKLWHTRCHESIAMTMESCTLNILLVVEHLAKLRRSGGPLLHLDIEPEPGGLIENSKEYTDWYFQYLLAAGIPFLQDKMGIDEAAAIDTIKTHIQLCYDVCHFAISYEDPILVLNRMSSYGLKTGKIQVSAALKSIMSKEEDQRKAQIESFKKFDEPTYLHQVIARKSNGQLLHYPDMPQALEDGMNPEVSEWRAHFHVPVFLQEYGALASTQDEIIKVLQRQKQKPFSKHLEVETYTWDVLPEKLQVNIDQAIARELSWVQQHLEH from the coding sequence ATGCAAACATCATACGGCCATCTTACATACTGTACGAATATCCACGCAGGCGAAAACTGGCAAGATCATTTTTCCCAACTGAAAGAGCATATCCCGAAGGTAAAAAGAAACCTGAAACAAGAAGGCCCTTTCGGGATCGGGTTAAGGCTGTCTAACCTGGCTAGCCTGGAATTAAGTAAAGAAAAAAACTTACAAGTATTCCAAGATTGGCTTAATGCCGAGAATGCTTACGTGTTTACGATGAACGGTTTCCCCTATGGGGGATTCCACGATACCGTTGTTAAAGATAAAGTGCATGAACCCGACTGGAGCACCAGCGAAAGGGTTGCCTATACGATCCGGCTTTTCAGAATACTCGCGGCCTTATTACCGGCAGGCATGGAGGGAGGCATCTCCACTTCACCCCTTTCTTACAAGTTGTGGCATACACGCTGCCATGAATCCATCGCCATGACTATGGAATCTTGCACCTTGAACATATTATTGGTAGTAGAACACCTTGCCAAACTCAGGCGATCCGGTGGGCCCTTGCTGCACCTGGATATCGAACCTGAACCGGGTGGACTGATCGAAAATTCCAAGGAATACACCGATTGGTATTTTCAATATTTACTTGCAGCCGGGATCCCATTCCTGCAAGACAAGATGGGCATAGATGAAGCCGCCGCCATAGATACGATCAAAACACATATCCAGTTATGTTACGATGTTTGCCACTTCGCCATCTCTTACGAAGATCCTATCCTGGTGTTGAACAGGATGAGTTCTTACGGGTTAAAAACCGGGAAGATACAGGTCAGCGCCGCATTAAAGTCGATCATGTCAAAAGAAGAGGATCAACGCAAAGCGCAAATTGAATCATTTAAAAAGTTTGATGAACCAACGTATCTCCACCAGGTGATCGCCAGGAAATCAAATGGTCAATTACTTCATTACCCGGATATGCCACAAGCATTGGAAGACGGGATGAACCCGGAAGTTTCAGAATGGAGAGCGCACTTCCATGTCCCTGTATTTTTACAGGAATACGGGGCGTTGGCTTCCACGCAAGACGAGATAATAAAAGTGTTACAAAGACAAAAACAGAAACCATTTTCCAAGCACCTCGAAGTTGAAACATATACTTGGGATGTGTTACCGGAAAAGTTACAAGTTAATATTGACCAGGCTATAGCCCGGGAGCTAAGCTGGGTACAACAACATTTAGAGCATTAA
- a CDS encoding RNA polymerase sigma factor, protein MEVQDQLIFLQKLQDGDLQAFEQLYRDTRAWLVVVAITIVKEEAIAEEIVQDFFINCWKEQTFTGTTFTRLEALKAYLHRYIKNVSLNVYRKESTRKKRIAEIMIPEDHVLQNDLLEPEELTNRISSALDSLTPREQTSFVLAYIHQKTRREIASQMQVSENTVKTQLRIALKKMREVLNLTN, encoded by the coding sequence ATGGAGGTACAAGATCAACTAATATTCCTACAGAAATTGCAGGACGGGGATCTACAGGCTTTCGAGCAATTGTACCGGGACACCCGTGCATGGCTCGTGGTCGTTGCAATTACGATCGTGAAAGAGGAAGCTATCGCCGAAGAAATCGTACAGGACTTCTTCATTAATTGCTGGAAGGAACAAACTTTTACCGGGACAACTTTTACGAGGCTCGAAGCTCTTAAAGCCTATCTTCATAGGTATATCAAGAATGTAAGCCTCAACGTTTACAGGAAGGAAAGCACCCGCAAAAAAAGAATTGCCGAAATAATGATACCGGAAGATCATGTACTACAAAATGATCTATTGGAGCCGGAAGAATTAACCAACCGGATTTCTAGCGCCCTGGACAGCCTTACACCCAGGGAACAAACTTCCTTCGTACTCGCCTACATCCACCAAAAAACCAGGCGCGAGATCGCCTCGCAAATGCAGGTGAGTGAGAATACGGTAAAGACACAATTAAGAATTGCCCTCAAGAAAATGCGGGAAGTATTAAATCTTACAAATTGA